AAGGAGATCAGGCATGAAAGTTATACTTTTGGAAACAATTGAAGAATTGGGTTCTGCAGGTCAGGAAGTAAAAGTAAAAGACGGTTATGCAAGAAATTATCTTATCCCGGGAGGCAAGGCCATTCCTGCAACAAAAGGAGCGGCAAAGACTTTCAAGGACAAGATCGAGGCAGGGATAAGGGCTGAAGCAAAGACGAGAGATCATGCTCAGAAAGCTGCAGATGAGCTCTCTGCCGTTGTTTTGAGCTTTAATGTAAAATCAGGCGATGACGGTAAGCTGTTTGGATCGATCACTACGTCTCAGATCGCAGATGCATTGAAAGAAAAAGGTTTTG
The nucleotide sequence above comes from Desulfomonilia bacterium. Encoded proteins:
- the rplI gene encoding 50S ribosomal protein L9, whose protein sequence is MKVILLETIEELGSAGQEVKVKDGYARNYLIPGGKAIPATKGAAKTFKDKIEAGIRAEAKTRDHAQKAADELSAVVLSFNVKSGDDGKLFGSITTSQIADALKEKGFGVEKKKIHLVEPIKHTGTHDVTIKLYPGVAAAIKVEVKAEV